The stretch of DNA CCTCCAACACTTTTATTTGTAATATTAAATTCCATTACTTTCGCAGTTGGAGTATATTTTTGTCCAACAGTTCCATTTGCAGCATTTTCCATACCAATTTTCATATAAGCAGCTAATGAAGCAAATCCTAATACTAAGAAGAATACTGTTAATGCCCATTTTACTTTTTTAAGTGCTTTTCTTGTAGCTTTTGGATTTTCACCATCAAACCATCCCCATTTAACACAGAGTCTATATAGACCAATAGTTCCATGGAATTCAACTGCTAATAATAAGAAAATATATAAAGGCCACATCCACTCAGACCAAATTCTATCAGCACTTTCGTAAGGACCAATATCAGCTGAATTTGTCATAATAATATATAGGTGAATAGAACCCATGAAGAACATTGCAAAACCAGTAAAAGCTTGAATAAACCAAAGTTTTGTGTCATCATGATTCATACTTTTTGCATGAGCTTTCATAACTTGATATTGTTTAAAGTTACCAGGTAATTTTCTCATACCCAGAGCTGCATGTACTATAAAAATTACAAATATTACTGCTGCAACTATTGTAACTAATAATGGATTTCCACCCTCAAAAATAAAACTTCCTTCTAAAAGTTTTGTAACTGTGTACATAAAATCTTTAGATATTAATATTGACGATACTAATAACATATGTGCCCACATAAATAAAGCTAAGAATCCACCTGTAAAACTTTGAATAAAATCAAGTTTTGCAGGTAATCTACTCTTTCTTCCTTCTTCTGTTTTCCCCAAATAACCTTCTATTAGGTCACTCATTTGCTATCCTTTCTGCGATTTAGATTTTTTTGAATAATAGTGAAATAATATCTTAAATCTACTTCAAATATCTTTATCATTTTATGAAAAAGAATGTTAAAAAAAAGAAAAAATTAGCTAAATAAACCCCTATTAAGGGGTTTTTATTGAGAAGAGTTTTGTTGAAAAAATTAATTAATAAGAAAGAAGAATGTTACTTATTAACACAGTCTATTTTATAAACAGTGATTGAACTGCAAATTGAGTTAAATTTATGATTTCATCAATATTCATTGCAGGAATAAAAAATACAATAGCCGAACCAATTCCACCTAAAACTGTAAGAATAGCAACAAAAGCTATGGCATAAGTTGAGACTCTTTTATCATTAAATTCTTCACTTATACAAGCTTCATTTGGAGAATAAAAATACATCATTGCTATTAGTTTAAAATAGTAATAAACAGAAACAATAGTTGCAAAAATTGCAACTATTGTAAGTCCAATGTAACCTGCATTTATAGCTTCTGTAAATACATATAATTTACCTATAAATCCTATAGTTGATGGAATCCCAGCTAGTGAAAATAAAAATATAGTCATCATAGCTGCTAAAAAAGGTCTTTGTTTTGCTAAACCTTTAAAATCATCATAAGTTACTTTTACATTTGTTTCAGAAATAATATGTGAAGCTAATCCAAAAGCCCCAAGTGCAGATAATAAATAAGCTATTAAATAAAACATTGTGGCATATGCAGAATCAATATTTATTATTTGACCATCTTTATAACTTAAAGCAATAAATGCTAAAAGTACATATCCTGTATGAACAATAGAAGATGCAGCTAACATTCTTTTTATGATTTGTTGAGTAATTGCTAACCAAGTTCCAAATATCAAAGTTAAAAC from Arcobacter suis CECT 7833 encodes:
- a CDS encoding fumarate reductase cytochrome b subunit, with protein sequence MSDLIEGYLGKTEEGRKSRLPAKLDFIQSFTGGFLALFMWAHMLLVSSILISKDFMYTVTKLLEGSFIFEGGNPLLVTIVAAVIFVIFIVHAALGMRKLPGNFKQYQVMKAHAKSMNHDDTKLWFIQAFTGFAMFFMGSIHLYIIMTNSADIGPYESADRIWSEWMWPLYIFLLLAVEFHGTIGLYRLCVKWGWFDGENPKATRKALKKVKWALTVFFLVLGFASLAAYMKIGMENAANGTVGQKYTPTAKVMEFNITNKSVGGIA